A single genomic interval of Demequina sp. NBRC 110054 harbors:
- a CDS encoding NAD(P)/FAD-dependent oxidoreductase, whose protein sequence is MSKTRVLILGGGYVGLYTALTLQKKARGKVDITLIDRRPYMTYAPFLPEAGAGSIEARHAVVPLRRTLKGVRVLQGKVTNISHQDRRVTAETDLGENLNLEFDELVVALGAVSRTFPTPGLAENAIGFKFVEEAAAVRNRILNRIARAATTSNPELRKRLLSFVFVGGGFAGIEAFSETEDMAKAALRYYPELKPEDLNFVMVEAANHILPEMGPDMGEYTKKELESRGMRVLLSTTLDSCVDGHVELSNGEKFDADTIVWTAGVKPAPVMSSSDLPLGPRGHMSSSPTLQVIDQDGRVVDGVWAAGDCAQVPNLVEDEGDWCAPSAQHAVRQARHMGANIAAKLSGGELKEYKHKHLGMVASLGLNKGVAVIMGVKMRGWPAWVMHRTYHLSQIPTVNRKLRVTLDWTIALLFRRDMVSLSRVEVPRRAFEEAARG, encoded by the coding sequence ATGTCAAAGACTCGTGTGCTTATTCTCGGAGGCGGCTACGTCGGCCTCTACACCGCGCTGACCCTTCAGAAGAAGGCGCGCGGGAAGGTCGACATCACCCTGATCGACCGCCGCCCGTACATGACCTACGCGCCGTTCCTGCCCGAGGCCGGAGCCGGCTCGATCGAGGCGCGCCACGCCGTCGTCCCGCTGCGCCGCACCCTCAAGGGCGTCCGCGTCCTGCAGGGCAAGGTGACGAACATCAGCCACCAGGACCGCCGCGTCACCGCGGAGACCGACCTCGGCGAGAACCTCAACCTCGAGTTCGACGAGCTCGTCGTCGCGCTGGGCGCTGTGTCGCGCACCTTCCCGACCCCGGGCCTCGCGGAGAACGCGATCGGCTTCAAGTTCGTCGAGGAGGCCGCCGCGGTCCGCAACCGCATCCTCAACCGCATCGCCCGCGCCGCGACCACCTCGAACCCCGAGCTGCGCAAGCGCCTGCTCTCGTTCGTCTTCGTGGGCGGCGGCTTCGCCGGCATCGAGGCGTTCTCGGAGACCGAGGACATGGCCAAGGCCGCGCTGCGCTACTACCCCGAGCTCAAACCCGAGGACCTCAACTTCGTGATGGTCGAGGCCGCGAACCACATCCTGCCCGAGATGGGTCCGGACATGGGCGAGTACACCAAGAAGGAGCTCGAGTCCCGCGGCATGCGCGTGCTGCTGTCGACGACGCTCGACAGCTGCGTCGACGGCCACGTCGAGCTCTCGAACGGTGAGAAGTTCGACGCCGACACCATCGTCTGGACCGCCGGCGTCAAGCCCGCGCCCGTGATGTCGTCGTCCGACCTCCCGCTCGGCCCGCGCGGCCACATGAGCTCGTCCCCGACGCTTCAGGTCATCGACCAGGACGGCCGCGTCGTCGACGGAGTCTGGGCCGCGGGCGACTGCGCGCAGGTGCCGAACCTCGTCGAGGACGAGGGCGACTGGTGCGCCCCGAGCGCCCAGCACGCCGTGCGCCAGGCCCGCCACATGGGCGCGAACATCGCCGCCAAGCTCTCGGGCGGCGAGCTCAAGGAGTACAAGCACAAGCACCTCGGCATGGTCGCCTCGCTCGGACTCAACAAGGGCGTCGCGGTCATCATGGGCGTGAAGATGCGCGGCTGGCCCGCGTGGGTCATGCACCGCACTTACCACCTGTCGCAGATCCCGACCGTGAACCGCAAGCTGCGCGTCACGCTGGACTGGACCATCGCGCTGCTGTTCCGCCGCGACATGGTCTCGCTCAGCCGCGTCGAGGTCCCGCGTCGCGCCTTCGAGGAGGCCGCGCGAGGCTGA
- a CDS encoding aspartate ammonia-lyase: protein MSDMTTEFRIEHDTMGEVRVPVDALYRAQTQRAVENFPISGVTLERRHIEALARVKKAAARANAELGVLEQDIADAIVASAEEVASGEHDHHFPVDIFQTGSGTSSNMNTNEVIATLATYRLGRDVHPNDHVNASQSSNDVFPTSVHVAASAALVQDLVPALETLATSLEGKAEEFKDVVKSGRTHLMDATPVTLGQEFGGYAAAVRLGIERLLVALPRVAEVPLGGTAVGTGINTPAGFPQRVISLLAEDTALPITEARNHFEAQSARDSLVELSGVLRTIAVSVTKICNDLRWMGSGPNTGLREIALPDLQPGSSIMPGKVNPVVPEAVLMVCARVVGNDATVAWAGASGAFELNVQIPVMALGTLESMRLLGNAVRVLAERTVDGIEANVDHARFLAEASPSIVTPLNRVIGYENAAKIAKHSVKRGMTVREATIDLGFVKRGEISEEQLDELLDVDSMTGRG, encoded by the coding sequence ATGAGCGACATGACAACGGAGTTCAGGATCGAGCACGACACCATGGGCGAGGTGCGGGTCCCCGTCGACGCCCTCTACCGCGCGCAGACGCAGAGGGCGGTCGAGAACTTCCCGATCTCCGGCGTCACGCTCGAGCGTCGCCACATCGAGGCGCTCGCCCGGGTGAAGAAGGCCGCCGCACGCGCCAATGCGGAGCTGGGAGTGCTCGAGCAGGACATCGCCGACGCGATCGTCGCCTCCGCGGAGGAGGTCGCCTCGGGCGAGCACGACCACCACTTCCCCGTCGACATCTTCCAGACCGGGTCGGGCACCTCGTCCAACATGAACACCAACGAGGTCATCGCGACGCTCGCGACGTACCGGCTCGGGCGGGACGTGCACCCGAACGACCACGTCAACGCGTCGCAGTCCTCGAACGACGTCTTCCCCACCTCGGTGCACGTCGCGGCCTCCGCGGCGCTGGTCCAGGACCTCGTCCCCGCGCTCGAGACGCTCGCGACCTCGCTCGAGGGCAAGGCCGAGGAGTTCAAGGACGTCGTGAAGTCCGGCCGCACGCACCTCATGGACGCGACGCCCGTGACGCTCGGCCAGGAGTTCGGGGGCTACGCGGCCGCGGTGCGCCTCGGGATCGAGCGCCTGCTGGTCGCGCTGCCCCGGGTCGCTGAGGTGCCGCTCGGAGGCACCGCGGTCGGCACGGGGATCAACACGCCCGCGGGCTTCCCGCAGCGCGTGATCTCGCTGCTCGCCGAGGACACCGCGCTGCCGATCACCGAGGCGCGCAACCACTTCGAGGCTCAGTCGGCCCGCGATTCCCTCGTGGAGCTGTCGGGCGTGCTGCGCACGATCGCGGTGAGCGTCACGAAGATCTGCAACGACCTGCGCTGGATGGGATCGGGCCCCAACACGGGTCTGCGCGAGATCGCGCTGCCCGACCTGCAGCCGGGCTCGTCGATCATGCCCGGCAAGGTCAACCCCGTCGTCCCCGAGGCCGTGCTCATGGTGTGCGCGCGCGTGGTCGGCAACGACGCGACGGTCGCATGGGCGGGCGCGTCGGGAGCCTTCGAGCTCAACGTGCAGATCCCGGTCATGGCCCTCGGCACGCTCGAGTCGATGCGCCTGCTGGGCAACGCCGTGCGCGTGCTCGCCGAGCGGACGGTCGACGGCATCGAGGCGAACGTGGACCACGCGCGCTTCCTCGCCGAGGCGAGCCCCAGCATCGTCACCCCGCTCAACCGCGTGATCGGCTACGAGAACGCGGCGAAGATCGCGAAGCACTCGGTGAAGCGCGGGATGACCGTGCGCGAGGCCACGATCGACCTGGGCTTCGTGAAGCGCGGCGAGATCTCCGAGGAGCAGCTCGACGAGCTGCTCGACGTGGACTCGATGACCGGGCGGGGCTGA
- a CDS encoding 4-hydroxy-3-methylbut-2-enyl diphosphate reductase, which yields MPATPAKKVLLAAPRGYCAGVDRAVIAVEKALELHGSPIYVRKEIVHNKYVVETLTERGAIFVEDTDEVPEGAHVVFSAHGVSPAVREAATQRNLLTIDATCPLVSKVHKEAVRFARDEQTILLIGHIGHEEVEGTAGEAPEHTIVVNSPEDADTIEVPDPDNVVWLSQTTLSVDETMETVRRLRERFPNLQDPPSDDICYATQNRQVAVKKIAPNADLVIVVGSANSSNSVRLVEVALQGGAKSSYRIDRAAELEDAWFDGVESVGVTSGASVPEILVRDVLDALAARGYETVEEVRTATEDLMFSLPREIRADLKAKEAATRA from the coding sequence ATGCCTGCAACACCTGCGAAGAAGGTCCTGCTCGCCGCGCCGCGCGGTTACTGCGCCGGCGTCGACCGGGCGGTGATCGCCGTCGAGAAGGCGCTCGAGCTGCACGGCTCCCCGATCTACGTCCGCAAGGAGATCGTCCACAACAAGTACGTCGTCGAGACGCTCACGGAGCGCGGCGCGATCTTCGTCGAGGACACCGACGAGGTGCCGGAGGGCGCCCACGTGGTCTTCTCGGCGCACGGAGTCTCTCCCGCCGTCCGCGAGGCGGCGACGCAGCGGAACCTGCTCACGATCGACGCCACGTGCCCGCTCGTGTCCAAGGTCCACAAGGAGGCGGTGCGCTTCGCCCGCGACGAGCAGACGATCCTGCTGATCGGCCACATCGGGCACGAGGAGGTCGAGGGCACCGCGGGTGAGGCCCCCGAGCACACCATCGTCGTGAACTCTCCCGAGGACGCCGACACGATCGAGGTGCCGGACCCGGACAACGTCGTGTGGCTCTCGCAGACGACGCTGTCGGTCGACGAGACGATGGAGACGGTGCGTCGCCTGCGCGAGCGCTTCCCGAACCTCCAGGACCCGCCGAGCGACGACATCTGCTACGCGACCCAGAACCGCCAGGTCGCGGTCAAGAAGATCGCCCCGAACGCCGACCTCGTGATCGTCGTCGGGTCCGCGAACTCCTCGAACTCGGTGCGCCTGGTCGAGGTCGCGCTCCAGGGCGGCGCGAAGTCCTCGTACCGCATCGACCGCGCGGCCGAGCTCGAGGACGCCTGGTTCGACGGTGTCGAGAGCGTGGGCGTCACGTCGGGTGCCTCGGTGCCGGAGATCCTCGTGCGCGACGTGCTCGATGCGCTCGCGGCCCGCGGCTACGAGACCGTCGAGGAGGTCCGGACGGCGACCGAGGACCTCATGTTCTCGCTCCCGCGTGAGATCCGCGCCGACCTCAAGGCCAAGGAGGCCGCGACCAGGGCCTAG
- the xseA gene encoding exodeoxyribonuclease VII large subunit, with amino-acid sequence MSDADGFHGDNEPGPVMLPGTAAETTPERPWPVRHLSPKIGEYISRMSPVWVEGQVLGVKRWRDLVFLTLRDTDENMSLGATLPAKAVEELGTPLEDGARIVVHAKPQWWTKSGSLQLRGKEVRTVGLGDLLARLEMLKSALAEEGLFSPERKVPLPFVPRVVGLVCATQGDAEHDVVENAQRRWPAVRFEIRRVTVQGPRAVPEVVAAMRELDETDGVDVIVVARGGGAFEDLLPFSDEEMVRAASRIATPLVSAIGHEKDSPLLDLVADFRASTPTDAGKRIVPDAAQERAGVERATATMRGALLARLDREERGLATFRTRPVMAHPSRMLDPHRERLTALHHACGRALVDILSAADARARELAASLRALSPQSTLDRGYAVVRDSEGDVVRDASVLDPGDQVLVRVAQGTFIAEVEGLEGEEPELY; translated from the coding sequence GTGAGTGACGCGGACGGCTTCCACGGGGACAACGAACCGGGGCCCGTCATGCTTCCTGGCACCGCCGCGGAGACCACTCCCGAACGGCCGTGGCCCGTGCGCCACCTCTCCCCCAAGATCGGCGAGTACATCTCCCGCATGTCCCCCGTATGGGTCGAGGGCCAGGTCCTGGGAGTGAAGCGGTGGCGCGACCTGGTCTTCCTCACGCTGCGCGATACCGACGAGAACATGTCGCTCGGCGCGACCCTCCCGGCCAAGGCAGTCGAGGAGCTGGGCACGCCGCTCGAGGACGGCGCGCGCATCGTCGTCCACGCGAAGCCCCAGTGGTGGACCAAGTCCGGCTCCCTCCAGCTCCGAGGTAAGGAGGTCCGCACCGTCGGCCTCGGCGACCTGCTCGCGCGCCTCGAGATGCTCAAGAGCGCCCTCGCCGAGGAGGGCCTCTTCTCCCCCGAGCGCAAGGTCCCGCTCCCGTTCGTGCCGCGTGTGGTCGGGCTGGTGTGCGCGACCCAGGGCGACGCCGAGCACGACGTGGTCGAGAACGCGCAGCGACGCTGGCCCGCGGTGCGCTTCGAGATCCGCCGAGTCACCGTGCAGGGACCGCGCGCGGTGCCCGAGGTCGTCGCCGCGATGCGCGAGCTCGACGAGACGGATGGCGTCGACGTCATCGTCGTCGCGCGCGGCGGCGGAGCCTTCGAGGACCTGCTGCCCTTCAGCGACGAGGAGATGGTGCGCGCGGCCTCTCGCATCGCGACGCCGCTCGTCAGCGCGATCGGCCACGAGAAGGACTCTCCCCTGCTGGACCTCGTCGCCGACTTCCGAGCCTCGACCCCGACGGACGCAGGAAAGCGCATCGTCCCCGATGCCGCGCAGGAGCGTGCGGGCGTCGAGCGCGCGACGGCGACCATGCGCGGCGCGCTCCTTGCCCGGCTCGATCGCGAGGAGCGCGGACTCGCCACCTTCCGCACGCGCCCCGTGATGGCGCACCCCTCGCGCATGCTCGACCCGCACCGCGAGCGCCTGACCGCGCTCCATCATGCGTGCGGGCGCGCGCTCGTCGATATCCTCAGCGCCGCGGACGCCCGCGCCCGCGAGCTCGCCGCGAGCCTCCGGGCGCTCAGCCCCCAGTCGACGCTCGACCGCGGCTACGCCGTCGTGCGCGACTCCGAGGGAGACGTGGTGCGGGACGCGAGCGTGCTTGACCCGGGAGACCAGGTGCTGGTGCGAGTGGCCCAGGGCACGTTCATCGCCGAGGTCGAGGGGCTCGAAGGCGAGGAGCCCGAGCTCTACTGA
- a CDS encoding enterochelin esterase domain-containing protein, protein MPPESAPTPSGSLGPASPRRTPIGADRAPLRTSCDAIERLSAVPLAVRATAVDAWWASLESLPLVGEPRTVDGVDCVPVTFATRGEHDEAMVYVNSVTDRHRENVVPALMERLDGTDLWHLTWWLPSDLMASYKIVHGAIPRNAGRARPGWRRIHERGRADPLNGHALVDPLGEESSVLVGPHSSSHPAWVPGDSTRTGDPVVVRELAPHDPYLDTVRPVWLHSSAEATWLVVLFDGEHWRLHLPAALAEWGRDDVAVAMVSSVSPQARGEVLPVPERAAALVEHTVLPAVEEATGRSWAADRIVVSGQSFGGLAAASIAVRRPDLARTAVAQSSSFWFRPGIEPVRGACEPGELVESLGAGADASTSRVHLTWGSEEEDIAFVGAAFAEAAYAAGAAVTVREYAGGHDYAWWRSGLLDGLDHVLGEGPSPADPTVASS, encoded by the coding sequence GTGCCCCCGGAAAGCGCGCCCACTCCCTCGGGCTCCCTCGGTCCCGCGAGCCCCAGGCGCACGCCGATCGGCGCCGACAGGGCGCCGCTGCGCACCTCGTGCGACGCGATCGAGCGGCTGAGCGCCGTGCCGCTTGCGGTGCGGGCTACGGCCGTCGACGCATGGTGGGCCTCGCTCGAGTCCCTGCCGCTGGTCGGCGAGCCGCGCACGGTCGACGGCGTGGACTGCGTGCCCGTGACGTTCGCGACGCGGGGCGAGCACGACGAGGCGATGGTCTACGTCAACTCGGTGACCGACCGGCATCGAGAGAACGTCGTCCCGGCCCTCATGGAGCGACTCGACGGCACCGACCTGTGGCACCTCACCTGGTGGCTGCCGTCCGATCTCATGGCGAGCTACAAGATCGTCCACGGCGCGATCCCGCGCAACGCGGGGCGCGCGCGACCCGGCTGGAGGCGCATCCACGAGCGCGGGCGGGCCGATCCGCTCAACGGCCATGCGCTCGTCGATCCTCTCGGCGAGGAGTCCTCGGTGCTGGTCGGACCCCACTCGTCGTCCCATCCCGCGTGGGTCCCCGGCGACTCGACCCGCACGGGCGACCCCGTCGTCGTCCGGGAGCTCGCTCCCCACGATCCGTACCTCGACACCGTGCGGCCCGTCTGGCTGCACTCTTCCGCCGAGGCGACCTGGCTCGTCGTCCTCTTCGACGGCGAGCACTGGCGCCTGCACCTCCCCGCGGCGCTCGCGGAGTGGGGGAGGGACGATGTGGCGGTCGCCATGGTCTCGTCCGTCTCGCCCCAGGCCCGGGGCGAGGTGCTGCCGGTGCCCGAGCGGGCGGCCGCGCTCGTCGAGCACACCGTCCTGCCCGCGGTCGAGGAGGCGACCGGCCGCTCGTGGGCGGCGGACCGCATCGTCGTGTCGGGGCAGAGCTTCGGCGGTCTCGCCGCCGCGTCCATCGCCGTGAGGCGGCCCGATCTGGCGCGCACCGCGGTCGCGCAGTCGTCGTCGTTCTGGTTCCGGCCCGGCATCGAGCCCGTGCGCGGCGCGTGCGAGCCGGGGGAGCTCGTCGAGTCTCTCGGCGCGGGGGCCGACGCGAGCACCTCGCGCGTGCACCTCACGTGGGGCTCCGAGGAGGAGGACATCGCGTTCGTCGGTGCGGCCTTCGCGGAGGCCGCCTACGCCGCGGGCGCCGCGGTGACCGTGCGCGAGTATGCGGGCGGCCACGACTACGCGTGGTGGCGCTCGGGGCTGCTCGACGGCCTGGACCACGTGCTGGGCGAGGGTCCGAGCCCCGCCGACCCGACAGTCGCATCGTCCTGA
- a CDS encoding carbohydrate kinase, which translates to MTDHALVIGEALVDVVHAADGSVTRHPGGSPANVALGLARLGRDAELLTWLGDDADGALVSDHLRSSGVTLCPGSLGAAATSVAAATLDHTGAATYEFALEWNLADSPMHRLSPTVVHTGSIAAVLEPGASAVLSVVEAARDTATVTYDPNARPSLMGDPATARVAVERMIRLADVVKASDEDVGWLAPGEELEDVAQHWLGLGAALVIVTRGGEGASAWSAEGQVDVRAERVDVADTVGAGDSFMSGLIDGLWAEGVLGAKQRGALQSMDLGTVSAILERCVRIAAITVSRAGANPPTRDELDA; encoded by the coding sequence ATGACCGACCACGCGCTCGTGATCGGCGAGGCCCTGGTCGACGTGGTGCACGCCGCGGACGGCTCGGTCACCCGCCACCCGGGTGGATCGCCCGCGAACGTCGCGCTCGGCCTCGCACGGCTGGGACGCGACGCGGAGCTGCTCACGTGGCTCGGGGACGATGCGGATGGCGCCCTGGTGAGCGACCACCTGCGGTCGTCGGGCGTGACGCTGTGCCCCGGCTCGCTCGGCGCGGCGGCGACCTCGGTCGCGGCGGCGACACTCGACCACACCGGCGCCGCGACCTACGAGTTCGCGCTCGAGTGGAACCTGGCCGACTCCCCGATGCACCGCCTGTCTCCGACCGTGGTCCACACCGGCTCGATCGCTGCCGTGCTCGAGCCGGGAGCCTCCGCGGTGCTGTCCGTCGTCGAGGCGGCGCGCGACACCGCGACCGTCACGTACGACCCGAACGCGCGGCCGTCGCTCATGGGCGACCCCGCCACGGCGCGCGTCGCGGTCGAGCGCATGATCCGCCTCGCGGACGTGGTCAAGGCCTCGGACGAGGACGTCGGGTGGCTCGCCCCCGGCGAGGAGCTCGAGGACGTCGCGCAGCACTGGCTCGGCCTCGGCGCCGCTCTCGTGATCGTGACCCGCGGGGGCGAAGGCGCATCCGCGTGGAGCGCCGAGGGCCAGGTCGATGTGCGCGCCGAGCGCGTCGACGTCGCCGACACCGTGGGCGCCGGCGACTCGTTCATGTCCGGCCTCATCGATGGGCTGTGGGCGGAGGGCGTCCTCGGCGCGAAGCAGCGGGGTGCGCTCCAGTCGATGGACCTGGGCACCGTGAGCGCGATCCTCGAGCGCTGCGTGCGCATCGCCGCGATCACCGTGTCTCGCGCGGGCGCCAACCCGCCGACCCGCGACGAGCTCGACGCCTGA
- the rmuC gene encoding DNA recombination protein RmuC, with protein MTEALLILVGALLGTLVGFLAARARGASDLGHARAGLEAANRRLEDQRTAHESYVAQVRTDHETLQREFQALSAQSLRESQEALLRVAQERFARDRTAADAELAKREQTFRGLVEPMAKALDDVKRQTSEADKARAESQALLAQQVRHMLDASEQLGKQTESLRSALRRPEVRGRWGELHLRRVVEVAGLVNGVDFTEQESGTTGEGTRLRPDMIVTLAGGRRIVVDAKTPLDALLDIDADPDHAEEHAVRHVRNVRQRVKELSSKAYREQFGSDIDFSVLFLPAESFLQVATEQDPQLLTDAYESGVVIATPTVLVAMLRTVAHTWKAEALARNAQEVLDTGQELYKRLGTMGEHLARVGKAIDQAGDAYNKTVGSMERQVLPSARRFASLQQIEKGLETREVETSIRSINAPELLDPVVAAEDSP; from the coding sequence ATGACAGAAGCCCTGCTGATCCTCGTCGGCGCCCTGCTCGGCACGCTCGTCGGGTTCCTTGCCGCCCGCGCTCGTGGCGCCTCCGACCTGGGCCACGCGCGCGCCGGGCTCGAGGCGGCGAACCGTCGACTCGAGGACCAGCGGACGGCCCACGAGTCCTACGTCGCCCAGGTGCGAACCGACCACGAGACCCTCCAGCGCGAGTTCCAGGCGCTCTCGGCACAGTCGCTGCGGGAGTCGCAGGAGGCGCTGCTGCGTGTGGCCCAGGAGCGCTTCGCGCGGGATCGCACAGCTGCGGACGCAGAGCTCGCGAAGCGCGAGCAGACCTTCCGAGGGCTCGTCGAGCCCATGGCCAAGGCGCTCGACGACGTGAAGCGGCAGACCTCGGAGGCCGACAAGGCCCGCGCCGAGTCGCAGGCGCTGCTCGCGCAGCAGGTGAGGCACATGCTCGACGCGTCCGAGCAGCTCGGCAAGCAGACGGAGAGCCTGCGCTCCGCCCTGCGCAGGCCCGAGGTGCGCGGCCGGTGGGGAGAGCTCCACCTGCGCAGGGTCGTCGAGGTCGCGGGCCTCGTGAATGGGGTCGACTTCACGGAGCAGGAGTCGGGGACGACGGGCGAGGGCACCCGCCTGCGTCCCGACATGATCGTGACCCTCGCGGGCGGGCGCCGCATCGTCGTCGACGCGAAGACCCCGCTAGACGCGCTGCTCGACATCGATGCGGACCCGGACCACGCCGAGGAGCACGCTGTGCGGCACGTGCGGAACGTGCGCCAGCGCGTCAAGGAGCTGAGCTCGAAGGCCTATCGCGAGCAGTTCGGCTCGGACATCGACTTCTCCGTCCTGTTCCTTCCCGCCGAGTCCTTCCTGCAGGTCGCGACCGAGCAGGACCCGCAACTGCTCACCGACGCCTACGAGAGCGGCGTGGTCATCGCGACCCCGACGGTGCTCGTGGCGATGCTGCGCACGGTCGCGCACACCTGGAAGGCCGAGGCGCTCGCGAGGAACGCGCAGGAGGTGCTCGACACGGGCCAGGAGCTCTACAAGCGGCTGGGAACCATGGGCGAACACCTCGCCCGCGTCGGCAAGGCGATCGACCAGGCCGGGGACGCCTACAACAAGACGGTCGGCTCGATGGAGAGGCAGGTGCTGCCCTCGGCACGACGCTTCGCCTCCCTCCAGCAGATCGAGAAGGGTCTCGAGACTCGCGAGGTGGAGACGTCGATCCGCTCGATCAACGCGCCGGAGCTGCTCGACCCGGTCGTCGCGGCCGAGGACTCGCCCTAG
- a CDS encoding exodeoxyribonuclease VII small subunit yields the protein MAYEDARDELIAIVARLEAGETTLEESLGLWERGEALAARCQDLLDGARERISEVRGDDMADAGVVGVVPADEDAG from the coding sequence ATGGCCTACGAGGACGCGCGCGACGAGCTGATCGCGATCGTGGCCCGGCTCGAAGCCGGCGAGACCACTCTGGAGGAGTCCCTGGGCCTGTGGGAGCGGGGCGAGGCGCTCGCCGCCCGCTGCCAGGACCTCCTCGACGGCGCCCGCGAGCGCATCTCGGAGGTGCGCGGCGACGACATGGCGGACGCAGGCGTCGTGGGCGTCGTCCCGGCCGATGAGGACGCAGGATGA
- a CDS encoding metal-dependent transcriptional regulator, translating to MSVSELSASAQNYLKAVWGLQEWTDEPVTPTALAAKVGVRMSSVSDAVRRLSEQGLLTHTPYGAVELTEEGRRYAVAMVRRHRLIETFLVDVLGYTWDQVHDEAETLEHAVSDFMIDRIDERLGQPSRDPHGDPIPSAEGVLDAPDACLLSSVSPGARVRVERISDADPELLRFFADKDFRIGIELEVREGAPFSGAVEVLCPDGAALALGQAATDAVWVTIEPAPLRRVSTSKVDSDSTRRG from the coding sequence GTGTCGGTCTCCGAGCTGTCTGCCAGCGCCCAGAACTACCTGAAGGCCGTGTGGGGCCTCCAGGAGTGGACCGACGAGCCCGTGACGCCGACCGCGCTCGCGGCCAAGGTGGGCGTGCGGATGTCGAGCGTCTCGGACGCGGTGAGGCGCCTGTCCGAGCAGGGGCTGCTCACGCACACCCCCTACGGCGCGGTCGAGCTCACCGAGGAGGGGCGGCGCTACGCCGTCGCGATGGTGCGTCGGCACCGGCTCATCGAGACGTTCCTCGTGGACGTGCTCGGCTACACGTGGGACCAGGTGCACGACGAGGCCGAGACGCTTGAGCATGCGGTGTCGGACTTCATGATCGACCGCATCGACGAGCGGCTCGGCCAACCGTCGCGCGACCCCCACGGCGATCCGATCCCGAGCGCGGAGGGCGTGCTCGACGCGCCCGACGCGTGCCTGCTGTCCTCGGTCTCGCCCGGCGCGCGCGTGCGCGTCGAGCGTATCTCCGATGCCGACCCCGAGCTGCTGCGCTTCTTCGCCGACAAGGACTTCCGCATCGGCATCGAGCTCGAGGTACGGGAGGGTGCGCCCTTCTCGGGTGCGGTCGAGGTCCTCTGCCCGGACGGCGCCGCGCTCGCGCTCGGACAGGCCGCGACCGACGCGGTCTGGGTGACGATCGAGCCCGCGCCGCTGCGTCGCGTGTCGACTTCCAAGGTCGACAGCGACTCCACCCGCCGCGGCTAG